From one Lolium rigidum isolate FL_2022 unplaced genomic scaffold, APGP_CSIRO_Lrig_0.1 contig_36033_1, whole genome shotgun sequence genomic stretch:
- the LOC124681221 gene encoding protein FAR1-RELATED SEQUENCE 5-like: MMDGYLILDTDQEQSVNDAWSAEVLLSDELGMPTNSADLSQQLAEEQNHLHDILGINEMPINDAGDGSDSDSSSGSETDKEPGKYFYPGSKELVDPRPPQVGMRFPILEDANRYYSAHALLTGFVAIRGPNFMRKKFHLECNRSRKLAPSQDLKRKREIYSVNKTPCEAKAVVKPVKGQWEFTAIQSEHNHPLCPSPSATRFFLSCEHMSTEEMSFLRAMQQSSIHPKKAVKIFKRMRGTLGNLPFKKKDVNTSEGADQQKRPNSDVEAAVKHLKELERKNPCISFTMQTDEDKIVTSLLWTDVRSRIDYEIFGDVLSFDTTYSTNRHNMPFVPIIGMNEHGRTLVFGCALLQDQTVETFKWMFQTFLHVMGGKMPRAIMTEQDEAITKAIADVMPQVSHRFCKLSVMRKARESLGAFIAAGGNINTELHSLVNNSLTETEFEEGWGALIERYGASGNEHLQLVWETRKKWVPVYFKADFYPFIETARRGEGTNSLFKDYVLPKDRIEKFLEKYEDIQETTIKTDDEDRLQSRTEPSCFSMQPIEKHAAGIYTRQIFLKVQRELLHSTAFNVQEIQTGAVYRLDKVFNYENPEFDRNSFEVLVEPGTNAMKCECGKFTRDGIPCCHIFRVFTQFGVNEIPEQYIVPRWTGKFREEQMKQSKEKCLDSHGVGKSENTMRYAMLLSKVADIGTEICGDGSKCNKFRLEFDKIRGKLPTATGVTRGNNGS; encoded by the exons ATGATGGATGGATATTTAATCCTTGACACTGATCAG GAACAATCAGTAAATGATGCATGGAGTGCAGAAGTACTACTGTCAGACGAATTGGGGATGCCCACAAACTCAGCGGACCTTTCACAGCAGCTTGCTGAAGAACAAAACCATTTACATGATATTCTGGGAATCAATGAAATGCCAATCAATGACGCAGGCGATGGAAGTGATTCAGACAGCAGCTCAGGGAGTGAGACAGATAAAGAACCAGGAAAATACTTCTATCCTGGTTCTAAGGAATTGGTTGACCCAAGACCACCACAAGTTGGAATGAGATTCCCAATCCTTGAAGATGCAAACAGATACTATAGTGCACATGCTCTCCTGACTGGTTTTGTGGCAATCAGGGGACCAAATTTCATGAGAAAGAAGTTTCACCTAGAATGCAACAGGAGCCGCAAATTAGCCCCATCTCAGGACCTCAAGAGGAAGCGGGAAATATATTCTGTAAATAAGACACCGTGTGAGGCAAAGGCAGTGGTGAAGCCTGTTAAGGGGCAATGGGAGTTCACTGCAATTCAGAGTGAGCACAACCATCCGTTATGTCCAAGCCCGTCGGCCACAAGATTCTTCTTGAGCTGTGAACACATGTCAACTGAAGAAATGTCGTTTTTAAGAGCTATGCAACAAAGTAGCATACATCCCAAGAAAGCTGTGAAGATTTTTAAGAGAATGAGGGGCACTTTGGGGAACTTACCATTCAAGAAAAAAGATGTGAATACCTCAGAGGGTGCAGATCAACAAAAGAGACCAAACTCAGATGTTGAAGCAGCAGTGAAGCACTTGAAGGAATTGGAGCGGAAAAACCCATGTATTTCCTTCACCATGCAAACAGATGAAGATAAAATAGTTACAAGTCTTCTCTGGACTGATGTGAGGTCGAGGATAGATTATGAGATCTTTGGAGATGTCTTATCGTTTGATACTACCTATAGCACAAATAGGCACAATATGCCTTTCGTTCCTATTATTGGAATGAATGAGCATGGGAGAACTCTTGTTTTTGGATGTGCCTTGTTACAAGATCAGACAGTTGAAACCTTCAAATGGATGTTCCAAACATTCTTGCATGTAATGGGAGGGAAAATGCCAAGAGCAATCATGACAGAGCAGGATGAAGCTATAACAAAAGCAATTGCAGATGTCATGCCACAAGTAAGCCACAGGTTTTGTAAGTTGAGTGTAATGAGGAAAGCACGGGAAAGTCTAGGAGCCTTTATAGCAGCAGGAGGCAACATAAATACAGAGTTGCATAGCTTGGTTAACAACTCTCTGACAGAAACAGAATTTGAGGAAGGATGGGGTGCGCTCATTGAGAGATACGGTGCAAGTGGAAACGAGCACCTACAACTCGTGTGGGAAACGAGAAAAAAGTGGGTTCCTGTTTATTTCAAAGCAGATTTCTATCCATTTATTGAAACAGCTAGACGAGGTGAGGGGACAAACTCACTATTCAAGGACTATGTGCTTCCGAAGGACAGAATAGAGAAATTTCTCGAAAAATATGAAGACATACAAGAGACTACAATAAAAACGGATGATGAAGATAGACTGCAATCCAGAACTGAACCTTCATGTTTCTCAATGCAGCCAATTGAAAAGCATGCAGCAGGTATTTACACAAGGCAAATATTTCTGAAAGTACAGAGAGAGCTACTCCATTCTACAGCATTCAACGTGCAGGAGATTCAAACGGGGGCAGTGTACAGACTGGACAAGGTATTCAACTACGAGAACCCAGAGTTTGATAGAAATTCCTTCGAGGTGTTAGTTGAACCTGGCACCAACGCAATGAAATGTGAATGCGGAAAGTTTACTAGGGATGGTATACCGTGCTGCCACATATTCAGAGTCTTCACACAGTTTGGGGTCAATGAAATACCAGAGCAATACATAGTGCCCAGGTGgactggcaaatttagagaagagCAGATGAAACAGTCCAAGGAGAAGTGCTTGGACAGCCATGGCGTAGGCAAATCAGAAAATACGATGAGGTACGCAATGTTACTGAGTAAGGTGGCTGACATTGGCACAGAAATATGTGGCGATGGCTCCAAGTGCAATAAATTCAGGCTGGAATTTGATAAAATTCGAGGAAAATTGCCAACAGCGACAGGAGTAACTCGTGGAAATAATGGCAGTTAG